The Terriglobia bacterium DNA window GCAATCCAACAGGGCACCATTGTTGCCGATCATGAAAGAAGCCGGCTCAAATTGGGGACCGGGCCCGTTTCGGAGCTTCCTGAGATTATCGAAGCTCAGGGAGTCAGGGGAGGTGTGCTGCCGCTAGATGACTCCATCTCGGGTTTGTTCATGGCTGATGAGAAATTTGGACTCAGCGTCCTCATTAATGCCAACCAGAGCGAGCACAGACAACTCTTTTCCTACGCTCATGAATACAGCCATTTGCTTTTTGATAGAGAAAAGCGAGGTACGATCAGCCGTCTCGCTGACCGCGAGGAACTTACTGAGGTTCGAGCAAACGCCTTCGCGGCTGCCTTCCTTATGCCTGAACAAGGCGTCAAAGACCTTCTGACTTCTGTCGGCAAGACTCGCGATCTTCCCGCTTTACAAGAAGTGTACGACGAAGACGGAAGCATGGTGCGTGCGCAGCGCCGGGGTCCTTCTTTCCCCACCGGGCTTCAGTTTTATGACGTTGCACATCTCGCTTTTTACTTTGGAGTGAGTTATGAGGCAGCGCTGTGGCGATTGAAGGCTCTCCAGATTCTCTCTGAGGAGGAGAGGAATGAGCTTTTCGAGAAACAAGGATCGGCCAATGCATTTCGACGGGTTCTCGGTGAGCGATTTGCCAATCACAGACAGAGATTTGTAAGGCGGGAGCGGGCATTTCAGCACAAACTGTTTACTTTGGCGCTGGAGGCTTTTCGTCTCGGCCACATCAGCAGAGCCAAGTTGAAAGAAATCGCAGAGGATGTCGAAGTTCCGAATGAAGAATTGAAAAATCTTCTTGGAGGCATTGATGTCCACGCGGAGTCAGAGGCGGAGGGGGTACGTTTGCCCAACTAAACGCGATGTCACCTGCTCCAAGAAAAAGAGAGGTTTGCGTCGACAGTTGTGTGCTGATCAATCTGGCCATTGTGTCGCGGCTTGACCTCCTCCGAAAGCTGTCGGATTTTGACTTTTGCATTCCCCTGGAAGTCCTAAACGAGATTAAAGATCCAACCCAAAAGGAACGGGTGAATGCCGAGATTGCGACAGGCGGGTTACGAACAATCAAGATTGAGAGTGTGGAGGAGCTGCAGGCTTACGCCGAATATGCTGAACAATTTGGCAAAGGCGAGGCCGCCTCGCTGGCCGTGGCCAAGTGTCGCGATTGGGTAATAGCAACCGACGAGATCAAGGACAAGCGGTTGACGCGGGAAATCACGGAAAGAGGAATCCAGGTTGTTAACACACCCGGGATTTTGCTGAAGGCGATAAAGCAGGGTCTTTTGTCCGAGGAGGAGGCGGATGCAATTAAGACCGAGCTTGAGCGCAACCGATTCAGGATGAAATTTGAATCCTTCCGAGAAGTCGTGGAAAGTGAGGATTAGAAAATGGGGTCCACGAAAGCACGAAAGACAGATGCTTTCGAACCAGGGCCCAATTCGAACGCAGCCTTGGACGCTTCCCCCACTCAGAGAACACAGAGAACAGCTTGCTCGCTCCGATTGATCGCACCACCGAAGAGGAGGAGGTTACATGTCAGAGCCGGCTATTTACTGGAAGGGCAAACTTGGCAGCGGTTACCCACATTGAGTATCAGAGATTTGAATCGGGTTTAATGTCATCCGGAGACGACTTATGATTACGTTGCGGTTCGTGTGTGTCCGTTGTGGTTATGAATTCGAGGAAAGAGTCTTCGAACCTGGGGAAGCTGAGGAGAAACAAGTTTCAACTCGGCCCATTCGATGTTCTAAATGC harbors:
- a CDS encoding XRE family transcriptional regulator, whose amino-acid sequence is MSIDLKDIGLRLRRIRESRGYTQEEIAGVLDIPRPSVVQIEAGKRSLDSIELMKLSAELGFDPKDLFAAKTSEQLDSVTALFRADPDLATDKKLTHTISKWSALCRQFTTLERLVGVDRSYVSPVRYDLPEARSKWEAIQQGTIVADHERSRLKLGTGPVSELPEIIEAQGVRGGVLPLDDSISGLFMADEKFGLSVLINANQSEHRQLFSYAHEYSHLLFDREKRGTISRLADREELTEVRANAFAAAFLMPEQGVKDLLTSVGKTRDLPALQEVYDEDGSMVRAQRRGPSFPTGLQFYDVAHLAFYFGVSYEAALWRLKALQILSEEERNELFEKQGSANAFRRVLGERFANHRQRFVRRERAFQHKLFTLALEAFRLGHISRAKLKEIAEDVEVPNEELKNLLGGIDVHAESEAEGVRLPN